A window of Gloeocapsopsis sp. IPPAS B-1203 contains these coding sequences:
- a CDS encoding FkbM family methyltransferase → MLALISGKKQGIQFPSRTTGGWRWTWRWRWEMIMGWYEYETVQWCQQLIKPGMLVLDIGAHIGYFTWLFSDLVGPNGKVIAFEPCPENYPLLLHNIKARECHVAEPVCQALSDSIGEVELFISKGNCTHSLNEQWTQNEEGSVRVPCTTVDAYMSALKNPAVGFVKIDVEGVEPQVLAGMVETVRRNPELVMIIELNSEALKAGGHSAKTLISQLEYLGFIPKEIMENGQLISPSEISSRKVRNLLCIRA, encoded by the coding sequence ATGCTTGCCCTTATAAGTGGTAAGAAGCAAGGTATTCAGTTTCCATCTCGAACGACTGGTGGTTGGCGATGGACATGGCGCTGGCGCTGGGAAATGATTATGGGTTGGTACGAATACGAAACAGTTCAATGGTGTCAGCAGTTGATTAAACCTGGGATGCTTGTCTTAGATATAGGTGCTCATATAGGCTATTTCACCTGGTTATTTTCTGACTTAGTTGGACCTAATGGAAAAGTAATTGCCTTTGAACCTTGTCCTGAAAACTACCCCTTACTATTGCATAATATCAAAGCTAGAGAGTGCCACGTTGCAGAGCCAGTTTGTCAAGCACTCTCAGATAGTATCGGAGAAGTAGAGCTTTTTATTTCTAAGGGAAATTGCACGCATAGTCTAAATGAGCAATGGACCCAGAACGAAGAAGGAAGCGTTAGAGTTCCATGCACCACCGTAGATGCTTATATGTCTGCATTGAAGAATCCTGCAGTGGGCTTTGTGAAGATCGACGTTGAGGGTGTAGAACCTCAGGTTCTGGCTGGTATGGTAGAAACAGTTCGGAGAAATCCAGAACTAGTAATGATAATTGAGCTAAATTCTGAAGCACTTAAGGCTGGTGGACATAGTGCAAAAACACTGATTTCTCAACTAGAATATTTGGGCTTTATACCTAAAGAAATTATGGAAAATGGTCAACTA